TCAATCATGTCCAGGGTGCCGCTTCCTGCTTTTTCGATGTAGCGGGCAAGACAAAGAGGTTCGGCAATCAGAGGATTGTGCGGGATGGAAGCGTGAGGTCGCCGGAGTAATTCCGGTGTAAGCGATGGTGGCAGTTCGCCGGGATTCCAGACTTCGAGCCGATCTGCGAACAACATGGTCTGTATGCTTGCGTTGCTCGTATAGTCCCGGTGGGCTATTGCATTGACGATAGCCTCGGTTACGGCTTCTCTGGGAAGTTCGTATTTTGAAGGGGCCTGAATACTGTGTTCCCGGGTACCTATACTCCGGTTAATCTTGGAAAGAACGAAATCAACAGCCTGATTCACCAGTTCAAAAAGCGTGCCCTTGAAAATCTGGTACGATGGGATCGGCTTACACACCTCGGTACCGTGGAAATGCATGCATTTAACTTCGGACGTCGGCAGAAACCGTTGCGGCTCCCGACCGAACAACAGGACAGCAGCGTTTGTGGGGTTGCCATCATCCAACAGGTTGAGGTGGGTCAGAGCCCTCTCCGGGCTGATTTTAACAGGCAGAGGATAGTTACGCTCTTGTCTGGCTACTTCTAAGAACCGCCTTATTCCTTCCTGGGGTAGGTCGTTTAAACCCGCTCCGGGACAAGCGGAAGCATCGAATGGCAAAATCCTCAAGTCGCCCGATCGTTCCAGGTATTCAACTAAGGCAGCGTACAAAGCCGATGTCAAATCCGTGATATCCGCAAAGCGACGGCGGATGAGTTGTGCACCTGTCTTGCGAATCAGCTTGAGCATCTTGGGATGGCGGGTTTTATCGTCAGCATTCCTGACAAAAATAAGGCGCGGTTTGCCTTTCGCTGTCGCCTCATTGAATTCGTGTTCAGTGGGTGAAAAACCATCAGCGTCTTCAAAACCATACTGTTCTCCGAAAAGGCCAACATACACATCACAATGCCCGACCTCTTCCAAATACACACTGTCGACCCTGCGGTCGGTGGCCGGAAGGTCTTCAAAAAGAAATACATCGAAGAAACGCCGGAGCAAGGCGTCATTTTGCACGAAGTCTCTGACGGCCCATCGGTGCATTTGCAGTTCTTTCTGGACGCTACTGACAAATATTTTTTTCCGATGCCCCGCCATCAAGCAGAACTTCCTTCACGACATACCGCTTTCCGGATTGTCTTCACTTGAATCTCCCATAACGTTACCACCATAATCTCAGGCTTGGTGGTGAATTTCGGCAGGCTGTGAAGTGTTGATATTGTCTATTGCATCCGCCCCTTAA
The sequence above is a segment of the Syntrophorhabdaceae bacterium genome. Coding sequences within it:
- a CDS encoding ATP-binding protein is translated as MAGHRKKIFVSSVQKELQMHRWAVRDFVQNDALLRRFFDVFLFEDLPATDRRVDSVYLEEVGHCDVYVGLFGEQYGFEDADGFSPTEHEFNEATAKGKPRLIFVRNADDKTRHPKMLKLIRKTGAQLIRRRFADITDLTSALYAALVEYLERSGDLRILPFDASACPGAGLNDLPQEGIRRFLEVARQERNYPLPVKISPERALTHLNLLDDGNPTNAAVLLFGREPQRFLPTSEVKCMHFHGTEVCKPIPSYQIFKGTLFELVNQAVDFVLSKINRSIGTREHSIQAPSKYELPREAVTEAIVNAIAHRDYTSNASIQTMLFADRLEVWNPGELPPSLTPELLRRPHASIPHNPLIAEPLCLARYIEKAGSGTLDMIERCRASGLPEPDFEQRAGQWVVTLWRDWLTAKLIASLGLNERQQEAIGFIRQEHRLTNTRYQEITGTSRATTKRDLEDLVRKGVLILVGAGRGAFYQVPKKRLINGSIGSSGIEKENGS